The proteins below come from a single Argentina anserina chromosome 1, drPotAnse1.1, whole genome shotgun sequence genomic window:
- the LOC126786311 gene encoding folate transporter 1, chloroplastic isoform X3, with amino-acid sequence MTSSASPPQWQWETATAGAVAGLATVAAMHPLDVVRTRFQVNDGRVSNLPTYKNTANAIFTIARLEELRGLYAGFSPAVIGSTVSWGLYFFFYGRAKQRYSKNGDEKLSPALHLASAAEAGALVSLCTNPIWLVKTRMQLQTPLHQTRPYSGFYDALRTIIREEGCAALYKGLVPSLFLQVSHGAIQFTAYEELRKIIVDFKSKKSTSNSGSSDSVLNSLDYAALGASSKVSAILLSYPFQVIRSRLQQRPSSEGIPRYIDSWHVVRETARFEGIRGFYKGITPNLLKNVPAASITFIVYENKHYLKLKMWE; translated from the exons ATGACGTCATCGGCGTCGCCGCCGCAGTGGCAGTGGGAAACCGCCACCGCAGGCGCCGTCGCCGGACTCGCAACCGTGGCGGCGATGCATCCCCTCGACGTCGTCCGCACGAGGTTTCAAGTCAACGACGGCCGAGTCTCCAATCTTCCGACTTACAAGAACACGGCGAACGCTATCTTCACCATTGCTCGATTGGAG GAACTGAGAGGACTCTACGCTGGCTTCTCTCCTGCTGTGATTGGCTCCACTGTTTCGTGGGGTTTATACTTCTTCTT CTATGGAAGAGCCAAACAGAGGTATTCTAAGAACGGGGATGAGAAGCTGAGTCCTGCTCTTCATCTTGCTTCTGCAGCAGAAGCTGGTGCTCTG GTCTCTTTGTGCACAAATCCTATTTGGCTTGTAAAAACAAGAATGCAGCTTCAGACTCCTCTCCATCAAACACGACCATATTCTGGTTTTTATG ATGCCTTGAGAACTATAATCAGGGAGGAAGGATGTGCTGCATTGTATAAAGGTCTTGTTCCTAGCCTTTTTCTG CAGGTCTCCCACGGAGCTATTCAATTCACTGCATACGAAGAACTCCGTAAAATTATTGTTGACTTCAAGTCTAAAAAAAGCACAAGTAATTCTGGAAGTTCAGATTCCGTGTTG AATTCACTTGACTATGCAGCCTTAGGGGCATCATCCAAAGTCTCTGCCATACTTCTCTCATATCCATTCCAG GTTATACGATCTAGATTGCAG caaCGACCTAGTTCTGAAGGAATTCCAAGATATATCGATAGCTGGCATGTAGTGAGGGAAACGGCACG GTTTGAGGGCATCCGAGGCTTCTACAAGGGAATCACACCAAACCTTCTCAAAAATGTTCCTGCTGCTTCAATAACATTTATTGTATATGAAAAT AAACATTATTTGAAGTTGAAAATGTGGGAATGA
- the LOC126786311 gene encoding folate transporter 1, chloroplastic isoform X2, giving the protein MTSSASPPQWQWETATAGAVAGLATVAAMHPLDVVRTRFQVNDGRVSNLPTYKNTANAIFTIARLEELRGLYAGFSPAVIGSTVSWGLYFFFYGRAKQRYSKNGDEKLSPALHLASAAEAGALVSLCTNPIWLVKTRMQLQTPLHQTRPYSGFYDALRTIIREEGCAALYKGLVPSLFLVSHGAIQFTAYEELRKIIVDFKSKKSTSNSGSSDSVLNSLDYAALGASSKVSAILLSYPFQVIRSRLQQRPSSEGIPRYIDSWHVVRETARFEGIRGFYKGITPNLLKNVPAASITFIVYENVLKFLKLAKRNE; this is encoded by the exons ATGACGTCATCGGCGTCGCCGCCGCAGTGGCAGTGGGAAACCGCCACCGCAGGCGCCGTCGCCGGACTCGCAACCGTGGCGGCGATGCATCCCCTCGACGTCGTCCGCACGAGGTTTCAAGTCAACGACGGCCGAGTCTCCAATCTTCCGACTTACAAGAACACGGCGAACGCTATCTTCACCATTGCTCGATTGGAG GAACTGAGAGGACTCTACGCTGGCTTCTCTCCTGCTGTGATTGGCTCCACTGTTTCGTGGGGTTTATACTTCTTCTT CTATGGAAGAGCCAAACAGAGGTATTCTAAGAACGGGGATGAGAAGCTGAGTCCTGCTCTTCATCTTGCTTCTGCAGCAGAAGCTGGTGCTCTG GTCTCTTTGTGCACAAATCCTATTTGGCTTGTAAAAACAAGAATGCAGCTTCAGACTCCTCTCCATCAAACACGACCATATTCTGGTTTTTATG ATGCCTTGAGAACTATAATCAGGGAGGAAGGATGTGCTGCATTGTATAAAGGTCTTGTTCCTAGCCTTTTTCTG GTCTCCCACGGAGCTATTCAATTCACTGCATACGAAGAACTCCGTAAAATTATTGTTGACTTCAAGTCTAAAAAAAGCACAAGTAATTCTGGAAGTTCAGATTCCGTGTTG AATTCACTTGACTATGCAGCCTTAGGGGCATCATCCAAAGTCTCTGCCATACTTCTCTCATATCCATTCCAG GTTATACGATCTAGATTGCAG caaCGACCTAGTTCTGAAGGAATTCCAAGATATATCGATAGCTGGCATGTAGTGAGGGAAACGGCACG GTTTGAGGGCATCCGAGGCTTCTACAAGGGAATCACACCAAACCTTCTCAAAAATGTTCCTGCTGCTTCAATAACATTTATTGTATATGAAAATGTACTGAAATTTCTGAAGTTAGCAAAAAGGAACGAGTAG
- the LOC126786311 gene encoding folate transporter 1, chloroplastic isoform X1: protein MTSSASPPQWQWETATAGAVAGLATVAAMHPLDVVRTRFQVNDGRVSNLPTYKNTANAIFTIARLEELRGLYAGFSPAVIGSTVSWGLYFFFYGRAKQRYSKNGDEKLSPALHLASAAEAGALVSLCTNPIWLVKTRMQLQTPLHQTRPYSGFYDALRTIIREEGCAALYKGLVPSLFLQVSHGAIQFTAYEELRKIIVDFKSKKSTSNSGSSDSVLNSLDYAALGASSKVSAILLSYPFQVIRSRLQQRPSSEGIPRYIDSWHVVRETARFEGIRGFYKGITPNLLKNVPAASITFIVYENVLKFLKLAKRNE, encoded by the exons ATGACGTCATCGGCGTCGCCGCCGCAGTGGCAGTGGGAAACCGCCACCGCAGGCGCCGTCGCCGGACTCGCAACCGTGGCGGCGATGCATCCCCTCGACGTCGTCCGCACGAGGTTTCAAGTCAACGACGGCCGAGTCTCCAATCTTCCGACTTACAAGAACACGGCGAACGCTATCTTCACCATTGCTCGATTGGAG GAACTGAGAGGACTCTACGCTGGCTTCTCTCCTGCTGTGATTGGCTCCACTGTTTCGTGGGGTTTATACTTCTTCTT CTATGGAAGAGCCAAACAGAGGTATTCTAAGAACGGGGATGAGAAGCTGAGTCCTGCTCTTCATCTTGCTTCTGCAGCAGAAGCTGGTGCTCTG GTCTCTTTGTGCACAAATCCTATTTGGCTTGTAAAAACAAGAATGCAGCTTCAGACTCCTCTCCATCAAACACGACCATATTCTGGTTTTTATG ATGCCTTGAGAACTATAATCAGGGAGGAAGGATGTGCTGCATTGTATAAAGGTCTTGTTCCTAGCCTTTTTCTG CAGGTCTCCCACGGAGCTATTCAATTCACTGCATACGAAGAACTCCGTAAAATTATTGTTGACTTCAAGTCTAAAAAAAGCACAAGTAATTCTGGAAGTTCAGATTCCGTGTTG AATTCACTTGACTATGCAGCCTTAGGGGCATCATCCAAAGTCTCTGCCATACTTCTCTCATATCCATTCCAG GTTATACGATCTAGATTGCAG caaCGACCTAGTTCTGAAGGAATTCCAAGATATATCGATAGCTGGCATGTAGTGAGGGAAACGGCACG GTTTGAGGGCATCCGAGGCTTCTACAAGGGAATCACACCAAACCTTCTCAAAAATGTTCCTGCTGCTTCAATAACATTTATTGTATATGAAAATGTACTGAAATTTCTGAAGTTAGCAAAAAGGAACGAGTAG
- the LOC126787797 gene encoding uncharacterized protein LOC126787797, protein MRYLRFISPLLSRIHRNPNRLAAYTTAAPENVSAIADEISGLTLLEVADLTEVLREKLGVKEMPAMMMMMPGMGIGGMRGAGKGGAAAGKVEEKKEKTAFDLKLDSFDAAAKIKVIKEVRTFTALGLKEAKDLVEKAPTLLKKGVTKEEAESIMAKMKEIGAVVSME, encoded by the coding sequence ATGAGATATTTACGATTCATATCCCCACTTCTTTCTCGAATTCACAGAAATCCTAATCGACTTGCCGCTTACACCACCGCCGCGCCGGAGAATGTATCGGCGATCGCGGACGAGATCTCGGGGCTGACGCTGCTCGAGGTGGCGGACCTGACGGAGGTGCTGAGGGAGAAGCTCGGGGTGAAGGAGATGCCggcgatgatgatgatgatgccgGGGATGGGAATCGGCGGGATGAGGGGCGCCGGGAAGGGCGGCGCGGCGGCGGGGAaggtggaggagaagaaggagaagacgGCGTTTGATTTGAAGCTTGATTCTTTTGACGCGGCGGCGAAGATTAAGGTGATTAAGGAGGTGAGGACGTTTACGGCGTTGGGGTTGAAGGAGGCTAAGGACTTGGTGGAGAAGGCGCCGACGCTGTTGAAGAAGGGGGTTACGAAGGAGGAGGCCGAGTCGATTATGGCCAAGATGAAGGAAATTGGGGCTGTGGTTTCAATGGAGTGA
- the LOC126784342 gene encoding peroxidase 72-like, producing the protein MAKSFLFLLSLSLLAFAPLCFCYNNNNHGGCLYPQFYEHSCPKAQQIVQSIVAKAVAREARMAASLLRLHFHDCFVKGCDGSILLDSSKNIITEKISNPNRNSIRGLEVIDEIKSAIEKECPSTVSCADIVALAARDSTVLAGGPHWEVPLGRRDSRGASLSGSNNDIPAPNNTFQTILTKFKRQKLNIVDLVALSGSHTIGNARCTTFRQRLYNQTGRGLADFTLDQSLAASLRNNCPRSGGDQNLFFLDFVSPTKFDNSYFKNLLANKGLLNSDQVLVTKSVVAKQLVQQYAENNQLFLEQFAKSMIKMGNLSPITGSRGEIRKNCRKVNS; encoded by the exons ATGGCCAAGTCTTTCCTCTTCCTCCTGTCTCTTTCTCTCCTTGCATTTGCTCCACTTTGTTTCTGTTACAACAATAACAATCATGGTGGCTGTCTATACCCCCAGTTCTATGAACACTCTTGTCCTAAAGCTCAACAAATTGTGCAGTCTATTGTTGCCAAGGCTGTTGCAAGAGAAGCGAGAATGGCGGCTTCGTTGCTTAGGCTGCACTTCCATGATTGCTTTGTAAAG GGTTGTGATGGATCAATCCTTTTGGACAGTAGCAAGAACATAATAACGGAGAAGATATCTAACCCAAATCGGAATTCAATCCGGGGGTTAGAAGTAATTGATGAGATCAAATCTGCGATAGAGAAGGAGTGCCCTAGCACTGTGTCTTGTGCCGACATTGTGGCTCTAGCTGCTAGAGACTCCACTGTTTTA GCTGGAGGACCACACTGGGAAGTCCCACTAGGAAGGAGAGACTCTAGAGGCGCAAGTTTAAGCGGCTCGAACAATGACATCCCTGCTCCAAACAACACATTCCAGACCATTCTCACCAAGTTCAAGAGGCAAAAGCTTAATATCGTTGATCTTGTTGCACTATCTG GAAGTCACACGATTGGAAATGCCAGGTGCACCACTTTCAGGCAGAGACTTTACAACCAAACAGGAAGAGGGCTTGCTGACTTCACTCTTGACCAGTCATTAGCTGCAAGTTTGAGGAACAATTGCCCTAGATCCGGTGGAGACCAAAACCTGTTCTTCCTGGACTTTGTGAGCCCAACAAAGTTTGACAACAGCTACTTCAAGAACTTGTTGGCTAACAAGGGCCTGCTTAACTCTGACCAAGTTCTTGTTACAAAGAGTGTAGTAGCAAAGCAATTGGTTCAGCAATATGCAGAGAACAACCAGCTTTTCCTAGAGCAGTTTGCCAAGTCCATGATTAAGATGGGGAATCTTTCACCAATTACAGGTTCAAGGGGAGAGATCAGAAAGAATTGCAGGAAGGTCAATTCTTGA
- the LOC126800581 gene encoding probable polygalacturonase At2g43860, which produces MGLSFFVQSTCLFSLLVSLTLVVGDEKRVFDVTNYGARGDGRTDNSKAFIDAWNGACQNIGGGTVLFPKAGTFMVAPVVLRDIAVGFCHERKHRQHNIAQQQKHPHQSFRTQGVFIPNVKILAPGNSPNNDGIHIGSSQNIYIVDSHISTGDDCVSVLPRSKYINVTGVQCGPGQGISIGSLGKGDGDTVTDLYATNSGFTGTQNGVRIKTWSVNSKPGSVSRVAFEHIEMAGQSHHY; this is translated from the exons ATGGGTTTAAGCTTTTTCGTCCAATCAACTTGCTTATTTTCCTTGCTTGTATCCCTTACCCTAGTAGTTGGTGACGAGAAAAGGGTTTTCGATGTGACAAATTATGGTGCTCGTGGAGACGGAAGAACAGATAACAGCAAG GCCTTTATTGATGCATGGAATGGAGCTTGCCAAAACATAGGAGGTGGTACGGTGCTGTTCCCAAAAGCAGGCACATTCATGGTGGCTCCGGTGGTTCTTCGAG ACATTGCGGTTGGATTTTGTCACGAAAGGAAACATAGACAGCATAACATCGCTCAACAGCAAAAACACCCACATCAATCTTTTCGCACGCAAGGCGTGTTTATTCCCAACGTCAAGATATTAGCTCCGGGAAACAGTCCCAACAACGATGGAATCCACATTGGCAGCTCACAGAACATCTATATTGTAGATTCACATATATCCACCGGAGACGATTGCGTCTCTGTTCTCCCCCGATCGAAATACATTAACGTCACCGGTGTTCAATGCGGTCCAGGCCAAGGAATAAGCATTGGAAGCCTGGGCAAAGGTGATGGTGACACTGTTACTGACTTGTATGCAACAAACAGCGGATTTACGGGTACTCAGAACGGTGTGAGAATCAAAACATGGTCTGTGAATTCTAAACCTGGAAGTGTCTCTCGTGTTGCGTTTGAGCACATTGAAATGGCGGGACAATCCCATCATTATTGA